The Nitrospira sp. genome window below encodes:
- a CDS encoding response regulator encodes MEKNQDNPMAPAASTILVVDDELPTVKLCKALLEAAGHTVLEAEGSSEALKICTHHEGPIDLLLTDLVLPPPGFQLASTSNQFPHVNGHELAVRATLIRKGLRIILMSGNPDRELTSHGIKRGTLPFLAKPFEKDRLIALVHNVLAQPAPTLGVEDRPRAANDTDWFG; translated from the coding sequence ATGGAAAAGAATCAGGACAATCCAATGGCACCGGCTGCATCGACCATCTTAGTCGTCGACGATGAACTCCCAACCGTCAAACTCTGTAAAGCTCTTCTTGAAGCGGCAGGTCATACCGTGCTGGAAGCCGAAGGCAGTTCGGAAGCGCTCAAGATCTGCACACACCACGAAGGCCCGATAGATCTCCTTCTGACAGACCTTGTGTTACCCCCACCGGGTTTTCAACTTGCCTCGACCTCCAATCAATTTCCGCACGTCAACGGTCATGAGCTGGCAGTTCGTGCGACTCTGATCCGGAAAGGTCTTCGCATTATTCTGATGTCGGGGAATCCGGACAGAGAACTTACCAGCCATGGAATCAAGCGAGGCACACTCCCGTTTTTAGCCAAGCCGTTTGAAAAAGACCGGCTCATTGCCCTCGTCCACAACGTACTCGCACAGCCGGCGCCGACTCTTGGAGTAGAAGACCGGCCACGCGCAGCCAACGATACCGACTGGTTCGGTTGA
- a CDS encoding molybdopterin molybdotransferase MoeA, with protein sequence MTGLTQLHEAQQVVLDAAMVLEVEKVSILDVLGRVLAEDIIASRDNPPWDNSAMDGFAVRWEDTRQEHTIQKPVSLVVIEDVAAGRMPSKDVGPGQAIRIMTGAPIPRGADTVLKIEDTEHTPDSVRVLKAEPKGANIRPQGEDVKKGECIIRKGTRMRPSEAGMLAILAKSFVFVYQRPRVAILSTGDELADLDEPYSEEKIINSNSYGMAAAVQEAGGIPLLLGIARDTPAALKEKISQGLNADMLVLSGGVSMGDYDYTKAVFRELGAEMNFWKLAIRPGQPLAFGKIQNKLAFGLPGNPVSSMVTFEQLVRPALLKMSGCRSYGRPVVQAVFQDTFSKRTDRRHFLRGMLTREDGIFKVRTTGDQGSGILTSMVKANCLIDVPVAVERLNPGDHVAVQLLSGEAWPATADPAHAGPHRLSCC encoded by the coding sequence ATGACAGGGTTAACTCAACTGCACGAGGCACAGCAGGTGGTGCTTGATGCCGCCATGGTCTTGGAGGTGGAGAAGGTTTCCATTCTGGATGTCCTGGGGCGGGTATTGGCTGAGGACATCATAGCAAGCCGAGACAATCCGCCATGGGACAATTCGGCGATGGATGGGTTTGCCGTCAGGTGGGAGGATACTAGGCAGGAGCATACGATCCAGAAACCGGTCTCCCTCGTGGTGATCGAGGATGTAGCAGCCGGAAGGATGCCGTCAAAAGACGTTGGCCCGGGTCAGGCAATCCGTATTATGACGGGTGCACCGATTCCTCGGGGGGCTGATACGGTTCTGAAGATCGAAGATACCGAACATACTCCTGACTCCGTCCGTGTCTTGAAAGCTGAACCGAAGGGGGCCAACATCCGACCCCAAGGTGAGGATGTGAAGAAAGGGGAGTGCATCATCAGGAAAGGGACCAGAATGCGTCCCAGTGAGGCTGGAATGCTGGCGATTTTGGCGAAGTCATTCGTCTTTGTCTATCAGCGACCACGCGTCGCGATCCTGTCGACGGGTGATGAGTTGGCGGACTTGGATGAGCCGTACAGTGAGGAGAAGATCATCAACTCCAACAGTTATGGGATGGCGGCAGCGGTTCAGGAAGCCGGGGGTATTCCCTTGCTGCTTGGTATCGCGCGCGATACACCCGCGGCACTGAAAGAAAAGATTTCCCAAGGACTGAACGCGGATATGCTTGTGTTGTCGGGCGGTGTGTCGATGGGCGATTACGATTATACCAAGGCTGTTTTTCGCGAACTGGGCGCCGAGATGAATTTCTGGAAGCTCGCCATCCGGCCGGGTCAACCGCTGGCCTTCGGGAAGATTCAGAATAAACTCGCGTTCGGCCTCCCAGGCAATCCGGTGTCATCGATGGTGACCTTCGAACAGTTGGTACGGCCGGCCCTGCTCAAAATGAGCGGCTGCCGAAGCTATGGCCGCCCGGTGGTGCAGGCGGTTTTTCAGGACACGTTTTCCAAGCGCACGGATCGACGCCATTTCTTGCGCGGTATGCTCACTCGAGAGGACGGTATCTTCAAGGTGCGTACGACTGGTGATCAAGGATCCGGTATTCTCACGTCGATGGTCAAGGCTAATTGTCTCATCGATGTGCCTGTCGCCGTCGAGCGTTTAAATCCTGGCGATCACGTGGCCGTCCAGTTGTTGTCCGGAGAGGCATGGCCCGCCACGGCGGATCCTGCACATGCGGGTCCACACCGCCTCTCTTGTTGCTAG
- a CDS encoding RNA-binding protein, whose product MGSKIYVGGLPYSATEQQLSDLFAAHGAVASARIITDKFTGQSRGFGFVEMSSDAEAQAAITALNGSEMGGRTLTVNEARPQEPRTGGGGGGRGGFGGGGGRSGGGGKRDRW is encoded by the coding sequence ATGGGTTCGAAGATCTATGTCGGTGGGTTGCCATATTCGGCGACCGAGCAGCAATTGAGTGACTTATTCGCGGCCCATGGCGCAGTCGCCTCGGCTCGAATTATTACGGATAAGTTCACCGGCCAATCAAGAGGATTTGGCTTTGTGGAAATGTCCTCCGATGCCGAAGCTCAAGCTGCGATTACGGCCCTCAATGGCTCAGAGATGGGTGGCCGGACTCTTACAGTCAATGAAGCACGGCCACAAGAACCGCGCACGGGTGGCGGTGGCGGTGGTCGTGGTGGATTCGGTGGCGGCGGCGGCCGCAGCGGAGGCGGCGGCAAGCGTGACCGCTGGTAA
- a CDS encoding ABC transporter ATP-binding protein, translated as MSNSVLTVSKLTKRFGSFTAVDDVSFEIRQGEILGLLGPNGAGKTTTIQMLLGVVTPTSGSIEAFGLDLSTHREAVLQQINFSSTYIAMPQSLTVEENLWVVARLYGMSDRASRVDQIVKKLEMGEFRQKVTRKLSSGQMTRLTLAKALLTAPRLLFLDEPTASLDPDIAHKIRSILKEERRSSGLSILYTSHNMREMEEMSDRIIFLQRGRLVAEGTAQAIVDRFGKADLEEVFLNLARESNVPSTP; from the coding sequence ATGTCGAATTCTGTTCTAACCGTGTCGAAGCTGACAAAGCGGTTCGGAAGTTTCACAGCGGTTGATGACGTGTCGTTCGAGATTCGGCAGGGCGAAATTCTGGGGTTGCTGGGGCCGAACGGTGCCGGAAAGACGACGACGATCCAGATGTTACTTGGAGTGGTGACGCCCACATCGGGTTCTATTGAAGCATTCGGCTTGGATTTGTCCACACACCGTGAGGCGGTGCTGCAACAGATCAATTTTTCATCGACCTATATCGCCATGCCACAATCCCTGACCGTCGAGGAAAATCTGTGGGTGGTGGCCAGACTCTATGGTATGAGCGATAGAGCCAGCCGAGTAGACCAGATCGTCAAGAAACTTGAGATGGGGGAATTTCGACAGAAGGTCACGCGGAAATTATCATCGGGGCAGATGACGCGGTTGACCTTAGCGAAGGCTCTTCTCACGGCGCCCCGGCTTCTCTTTCTCGATGAACCAACGGCGAGCTTGGATCCCGATATTGCCCATAAAATACGCTCGATCCTGAAGGAAGAGCGTCGATCATCAGGATTGAGTATCTTGTACACCTCGCACAATATGCGTGAGATGGAAGAAATGTCGGATCGGATTATTTTTCTTCAACGAGGACGTCTCGTTGCGGAAGGAACAGCCCAGGCCATCGTGGATCGATTCGGGAAGGCAGACCTGGAAGAAGTATTCCTGAATCTTGCGCGGGAATCGAACGTACCGTCGACGCCATGA
- a CDS encoding biotin/lipoyl-binding protein produces the protein MIVMKRLSVWLAIAGVGFAGWVLMGANQKDPMPPPISEPPRSPYERTVAASGIIEAVNENVRIAPPVAGLITKVFVKVGDQVTEQSPLFQLDDRELHAHLLTREAAIPHYKRRLKSRNTESAISRLNSNACDRCTMNKPSARMTSSEPGMHLRWPKEALNVSKPL, from the coding sequence ATGATCGTCATGAAACGACTGAGCGTCTGGCTGGCCATAGCAGGCGTGGGGTTCGCCGGATGGGTGCTCATGGGCGCAAATCAAAAAGACCCGATGCCTCCGCCGATCTCAGAGCCACCCAGATCACCCTATGAGCGAACCGTCGCCGCTTCCGGCATTATCGAAGCAGTGAATGAGAACGTTCGTATTGCACCACCGGTTGCAGGGTTGATCACTAAAGTCTTCGTCAAAGTCGGAGACCAAGTCACTGAACAGTCGCCGCTGTTTCAACTAGATGACAGAGAATTGCATGCTCACCTTTTGACCCGTGAAGCCGCTATCCCCCATTACAAGCGCAGATTGAAGAGCAGAAATACAGAGTCGGCGATCTCGAGACTCAATTCAAACGCCTGCGATCGGTGTACGATGAACAAGCCGTCAGCGAGGATGACCTCCAGCGAACCTGGTATGCACTTGAGATGGCCAAAAGAGGCGCTCAACGTATCGAAGCCACTCTGA
- a CDS encoding 2OG-Fe(II) oxygenase, producing MSSRIFQIRATGQRLKSGSAEGEHFLSRLQLPCIREHVESFPNITGRHVGFSYYSYSAGDCLLAHDDTDQGRLTVGRPSLRRRIAVVTYLQEEWKPDWGGELIIYAKRAGPSSDSVDLVPTQCIEPRPGTLVMFTVPRYHRVCRVDLTAGQHRRLSIAGWFMTEHA from the coding sequence ATGTCCAGCAGGATTTTCCAGATTCGGGCAACTGGGCAAAGGCTGAAATCCGGCTCAGCGGAGGGCGAGCACTTTCTCTCGCGGCTACAGCTTCCATGCATTCGAGAACATGTTGAATCATTCCCGAATATTACCGGGCGTCACGTTGGGTTTAGTTACTACTCCTATTCAGCCGGTGATTGCCTCTTAGCCCATGATGATACCGATCAAGGGCGGCTCACGGTGGGGCGTCCGTCACTGCGGCGTCGAATCGCCGTCGTCACCTATCTTCAGGAAGAATGGAAGCCCGATTGGGGTGGGGAACTCATTATCTATGCCAAGCGCGCAGGCCCATCGTCGGATTCCGTCGACCTTGTGCCGACACAGTGCATCGAACCACGTCCGGGAACGCTTGTCATGTTTACCGTCCCTCGGTATCACAGGGTTTGCCGTGTGGATCTCACGGCTGGACAGCATCGCCGGTTGTCCATCGCCGGGTGGTTCATGACGGAGCATGCCTAG
- the tatC gene encoding twin-arginine translocase subunit TatC translates to MPVMEHLVEFQVRLTRAVIVVMVIFSGTFFYADALVKWLRVPLQNMFVPSHLTWEPTELPTVPFVFLAPAEALWQNIKVAGLCAIVLAMPYLLYEIWRFVVPGLHVQERRFVGPFVCVSALAFYAGAAFSFFFVLPFALNFLIAYGVNAGFVPQISIAQYVGFALWFLMVFGLTFEVPLALTLMAKLGWVDAPFLIQYWKWALLGSFVIAAILTPTPDPFNQTLMAGPMFLLYWVGIFGAKIFGKAPASETSQSGTPAMAMAGAGAGGNLSRSPVGKSSDEEYVGVPGGRRRS, encoded by the coding sequence ATGCCGGTCATGGAGCACCTGGTTGAATTCCAGGTGCGCCTGACTCGTGCGGTGATCGTGGTGATGGTCATTTTTTCGGGAACCTTTTTCTATGCCGACGCCTTGGTGAAATGGCTCCGTGTTCCGCTCCAGAACATGTTTGTGCCCAGCCATCTCACGTGGGAGCCTACCGAATTACCGACTGTGCCGTTTGTGTTTCTCGCTCCGGCGGAAGCGCTTTGGCAGAACATTAAGGTGGCAGGCCTGTGTGCCATCGTGCTGGCCATGCCGTATCTGCTGTATGAAATCTGGAGATTTGTGGTGCCGGGGCTCCATGTCCAAGAGCGACGTTTTGTCGGCCCTTTCGTATGTGTCAGCGCGCTGGCCTTCTATGCCGGTGCGGCGTTTTCGTTCTTCTTCGTGCTGCCGTTTGCATTAAATTTTTTGATTGCGTATGGGGTGAACGCGGGATTTGTGCCTCAGATTTCGATCGCGCAGTACGTGGGATTCGCCCTCTGGTTTCTTATGGTCTTTGGGCTGACCTTTGAGGTGCCGTTGGCGCTTACGCTCATGGCGAAGCTTGGGTGGGTCGATGCGCCCTTCTTGATTCAGTACTGGAAGTGGGCCTTATTGGGATCGTTCGTCATTGCAGCCATTCTGACTCCAACTCCTGACCCATTCAATCAAACACTCATGGCTGGCCCTATGTTTCTGTTGTACTGGGTCGGTATCTTTGGCGCAAAGATTTTTGGCAAGGCACCAGCATCGGAGACGAGTCAATCTGGTACTCCGGCGATGGCGATGGCTGGAGCGGGGGCAGGGGGGAATCTTTCGAGGTCGCCGGTAGGGAAGTCCTCAGATGAGGAGTATGTCGGAGTGCCAGGGGGGCGGCGCCGTTCGTGA
- a CDS encoding ABC transporter permease: MKLHRVTALILRHLYLYRRSFPRIMEIVYWPFLDLVIWGFITLYLARYQSEVPGFVTFFLGALILWDVLFRAQQGITITFLEELWARNLMNLFASPLKPSEFLAATMAMSVMKVTVVSIVLGGCALIFYSYNVLIIGVWLIPFVLNLVLTGWIIGVLTTSLIMRFGQEAEVLAWSMVFLFQPISCVFYPMEVLPGWLKAIAWANPAAHIFEGMRGVLISGQVPLSNLVWAVGLNSVLLVGVVIWFYRTMAYCKDQGLLVRVGE, translated from the coding sequence ATGAAACTGCATCGTGTGACGGCGTTGATTCTCAGGCATCTCTATCTGTATCGGCGAAGTTTTCCACGGATCATGGAGATTGTGTATTGGCCGTTCTTGGATCTCGTGATCTGGGGATTTATCACGCTGTATTTGGCCAGATACCAGAGCGAAGTGCCCGGGTTTGTCACATTTTTTCTCGGAGCCTTGATTCTCTGGGATGTGCTATTTCGTGCTCAACAGGGCATTACCATCACGTTTCTGGAGGAGCTTTGGGCACGCAATCTGATGAATCTCTTCGCCAGTCCGTTGAAGCCCAGCGAATTTCTAGCCGCCACGATGGCGATGAGTGTGATGAAAGTGACCGTTGTTTCGATTGTCTTGGGCGGGTGTGCGCTCATTTTTTACTCCTATAACGTCCTGATCATCGGAGTCTGGCTCATTCCATTTGTGCTCAATCTTGTCCTCACGGGCTGGATCATCGGGGTACTGACGACCTCACTGATCATGCGATTTGGACAGGAGGCTGAGGTCTTGGCTTGGAGCATGGTGTTTCTGTTCCAGCCTATCTCATGCGTGTTTTATCCCATGGAGGTGTTGCCTGGGTGGCTCAAGGCGATCGCTTGGGCGAACCCGGCTGCCCATATCTTTGAAGGAATGCGGGGCGTCCTGATATCTGGACAGGTCCCGCTCTCGAACCTTGTGTGGGCAGTCGGACTGAATAGTGTCTTACTGGTCGGTGTCGTCATCTGGTTTTACCGGACGATGGCGTACTGTAAGGATCAGGGATTGCTCGTGCGAGTGGGGGAGTAA
- a CDS encoding NapC/NirT family cytochrome c: MSWTSKATVVLTVVVGGLALMGVATPLTDQPRFCAGCHTIAPAYESWTQSSHREVACVACHVRPGFEGWLHDKVGAGVKDTTIYLFGTPKEAHNLTAHVDSDVCLGCHRHILRVSEIAVRDLPAPIKEVGLIMNHGQHMEAFKARGHNEGCTTCHSGVVHDHPIKNYPIVIPRGHVSADDKPWYPVHPKGSYLHERALRDCFSCHDGKGQHNGKVLDRKCGTCHIPEKISGALLFN, encoded by the coding sequence ATGAGCTGGACATCTAAGGCCACAGTTGTCTTGACCGTTGTTGTGGGAGGGCTTGCTCTCATGGGGGTCGCGACCCCTCTCACGGATCAACCGAGGTTCTGCGCAGGGTGCCACACGATTGCGCCTGCCTACGAGAGCTGGACTCAATCTTCCCATCGAGAGGTGGCCTGTGTCGCCTGTCATGTGAGACCAGGGTTTGAGGGATGGCTGCACGATAAGGTTGGGGCAGGGGTCAAAGACACCACCATCTATCTGTTTGGCACACCGAAGGAAGCACACAATCTCACGGCTCACGTGGATTCCGATGTGTGCCTCGGTTGCCATCGCCACATCCTTCGCGTGTCGGAAATTGCGGTACGCGATCTTCCTGCACCGATCAAAGAAGTGGGATTGATCATGAACCATGGTCAACACATGGAGGCCTTCAAAGCTCGTGGACACAATGAAGGCTGTACGACCTGTCATTCGGGCGTGGTGCATGATCACCCCATCAAGAACTATCCCATTGTCATTCCGCGGGGCCATGTGTCTGCTGATGACAAGCCGTGGTATCCGGTTCATCCTAAGGGATCGTACCTGCATGAACGAGCTCTTCGTGACTGCTTCAGCTGTCATGATGGAAAGGGACAGCATAACGGTAAGGTTCTGGACCGGAAATGTGGTACTTGCCACATCCCTGAAAAGATCAGCGGCGCACTCCTATTTAATTAG
- a CDS encoding Mrp/NBP35 family ATP-binding protein, whose protein sequence is MGRELNIINDGHGGSGDACTYMWACAICDENESCQKDKEGHSRWLVAKRMERIEYKVLIMSNKGGVGKSTCTTNIAVSLALKGWHVGICDMDIHGPNIPKMVGAEGQKLKVSTSGGIIPFQAYNLKIASMSFLLQNSDDPIIWRDAYKYEFINQLLGGVDWQDLNFLLIDLPPGTGNESVTTIDLLGNVNGAVIVTTPQEVALLDSRKSVTFCKDSEVPIVGIVENMSGLDCPHCHREIEVFRKGGGEASALDMGVPFLGRIPLDPDVVTQSDAGEPFALFNSDTPTAEAYHRIANQIESFCKKSGSLLNVGRSTAKPIKGMSL, encoded by the coding sequence ATGGGACGTGAATTGAACATCATCAACGATGGACACGGAGGCAGCGGAGACGCCTGCACCTATATGTGGGCCTGTGCCATCTGCGATGAAAATGAAAGCTGCCAAAAAGACAAGGAAGGCCATAGCCGTTGGCTGGTTGCGAAGCGGATGGAACGGATCGAGTACAAAGTACTCATCATGAGTAATAAAGGTGGGGTGGGGAAAAGCACCTGTACGACGAATATTGCCGTCAGTCTCGCACTCAAAGGGTGGCACGTCGGCATCTGTGACATGGATATTCATGGCCCCAACATTCCCAAAATGGTCGGCGCCGAAGGCCAGAAGCTCAAGGTCAGCACGTCCGGTGGGATCATCCCTTTCCAGGCCTATAACTTAAAAATCGCCTCGATGTCGTTTCTGCTGCAGAACTCTGATGATCCGATCATCTGGCGCGATGCATACAAGTATGAATTCATCAACCAATTACTCGGCGGCGTTGATTGGCAGGATCTGAATTTTCTCCTCATCGATCTGCCGCCGGGGACCGGCAACGAATCAGTCACGACCATCGACTTGCTTGGCAACGTCAACGGTGCCGTCATCGTGACCACCCCTCAGGAGGTGGCCCTCCTTGATTCGCGGAAGTCCGTCACCTTTTGTAAAGACAGCGAAGTGCCGATTGTCGGCATCGTCGAGAACATGAGTGGGTTGGACTGCCCTCACTGCCATCGCGAGATCGAGGTGTTTCGGAAGGGTGGAGGAGAGGCCTCCGCGCTCGATATGGGAGTTCCGTTTCTAGGACGCATCCCACTGGATCCCGATGTCGTCACGCAATCAGATGCGGGTGAGCCGTTCGCCCTGTTCAATTCTGACACACCGACGGCAGAAGCGTACCATCGGATTGCGAATCAGATCGAATCGTTTTGCAAGAAGAGCGGGTCCCTGCTGAATGTCGGACGATCCACAGCCAAACCAATCAAGGGAATGAGCCTGTGA
- the mobB gene encoding molybdopterin-guanine dinucleotide biosynthesis protein B, giving the protein MAVPIVSFIGRSNSGKTTLIERVIPELVKGGYRVATVKHAGHGFDLDTEGKDSWRHKRAGASSVVVVSKGSLALFTDVSDQLKVEEVRDRFLDASYDLIIAEGWKSEGYPKIVVVRDQLGEISYSSDGLLAVVSHTVIDLPVPVLHVDDVGGVAALLIKQFPLRRREHELDI; this is encoded by the coding sequence ATGGCTGTCCCCATTGTTTCCTTTATCGGTCGTTCGAACAGCGGAAAGACGACCTTAATCGAACGTGTAATTCCTGAGCTGGTCAAGGGTGGATACCGTGTGGCCACCGTCAAACATGCAGGGCATGGGTTCGATCTTGATACGGAGGGGAAGGATAGTTGGCGTCATAAGCGTGCCGGCGCGAGTAGCGTCGTGGTGGTCTCGAAGGGAAGCCTGGCCCTGTTTACGGACGTCTCAGATCAGCTCAAGGTCGAAGAGGTGCGAGACCGTTTCTTGGACGCCTCCTACGATCTCATCATTGCAGAGGGATGGAAAAGCGAGGGGTATCCAAAAATCGTCGTTGTTCGTGATCAATTGGGTGAAATCTCCTACTCTTCCGACGGTCTGCTGGCGGTCGTCTCTCATACGGTGATCGATCTCCCGGTTCCCGTGCTTCATGTGGATGATGTGGGTGGTGTGGCTGCTCTCTTGATCAAGCAGTTCCCTCTCAGACGCCGGGAGCATGAGCTGGACATCTAA
- a CDS encoding efflux RND transporter periplasmic adaptor subunit, whose amino-acid sequence MAKRGAQRIEATLKQAMAQRDEVTILLERLTVRAPRRGTILQVNLRAGEYAQLGSAEPLMLLGETEQLQIRADIDEVNAPLVVPQAPAVASIKSLAKRENPTGVRPH is encoded by the coding sequence ATGGCCAAAAGAGGCGCTCAACGTATCGAAGCCACTCTGAAGCAGGCGATGGCCCAACGTGATGAAGTCACGATCCTGTTGGAGCGTTTGACAGTCCGCGCGCCCAGACGTGGGACGATTCTACAGGTCAATCTTCGAGCCGGAGAATATGCCCAGCTGGGATCGGCTGAACCCTTGATGCTGTTGGGAGAAACCGAGCAATTGCAGATCCGTGCCGATATCGACGAAGTGAATGCCCCACTCGTCGTTCCGCAAGCGCCCGCTGTAGCCTCGATCAAATCTTTGGCGAAGCGAGAAAATCCCACTGGCGTTCGTCCGCATTGA
- a CDS encoding FtsX-like permease family protein, with product MSYVALKMLFGDRAKYLMLLCGLTFAVMLIVQQGSIFWGLMMWSQASITNLNIPIWITDPGIAQVDEVKPLADTAVDRVRSVDGVEWAVPLYKGLLRARLANGEYHQITLTGLESATLIGRPAEVLEGRFEDILQPEAVVLDQWAVERMGGPTVVRVGTIFELNDKQARVVAIAKTQKSFTNIPVVYTTYERAMRYVPRERRILSYVLAKHKDGVPVEEVIHRIRAETGLGAFTQEDFGFKTYMWVLINTGIGINFGTTILLGFIVGMAIAGQTFYLFTIENLRQFGALKAMGASGFTLARMILLQAFTVGLTGYGIGIGLATVFGFLAAQGGTLPFAETWQLLLLVLVALLAICLVSASVSIIKLIRLEPGIVFR from the coding sequence GTGAGTTATGTTGCACTCAAGATGCTATTCGGTGATCGCGCTAAATACTTGATGTTGCTCTGTGGATTGACCTTTGCCGTGATGTTGATCGTTCAACAAGGCTCGATTTTCTGGGGCCTGATGATGTGGTCTCAAGCCAGTATCACGAATCTCAATATACCGATCTGGATCACAGATCCTGGCATTGCGCAAGTAGATGAGGTGAAACCGCTCGCCGACACAGCGGTGGATCGAGTCAGAAGCGTGGACGGAGTGGAATGGGCCGTGCCCTTGTACAAAGGGCTCCTCCGAGCCCGCCTGGCCAACGGAGAGTATCATCAGATCACGTTAACCGGACTTGAATCGGCGACGTTGATCGGACGTCCTGCTGAAGTGCTCGAAGGCCGATTCGAAGATATCTTGCAGCCTGAGGCCGTCGTGTTGGACCAATGGGCCGTGGAACGAATGGGAGGCCCAACGGTTGTCAGGGTCGGCACCATCTTTGAATTGAACGACAAACAGGCCCGCGTTGTGGCCATTGCCAAAACTCAAAAAAGTTTCACGAATATCCCTGTGGTGTACACGACCTACGAACGTGCGATGCGCTATGTACCGCGTGAACGTCGAATACTGTCCTACGTCCTGGCCAAACACAAGGACGGTGTTCCAGTTGAAGAGGTGATTCATCGAATCCGTGCAGAAACAGGCCTAGGGGCATTCACCCAGGAAGACTTTGGCTTCAAGACGTACATGTGGGTCCTCATCAACACTGGGATTGGCATCAACTTCGGCACGACAATTCTGCTTGGATTCATCGTCGGAATGGCCATTGCGGGACAAACGTTCTATCTTTTCACCATCGAAAACCTTCGACAGTTTGGCGCGCTGAAGGCTATGGGGGCCTCAGGCTTTACTCTGGCACGCATGATTCTGCTCCAAGCCTTCACCGTCGGACTCACCGGCTACGGCATAGGTATCGGGCTTGCGACGGTCTTTGGATTCTTAGCGGCGCAAGGTGGTACCCTCCCGTTTGCCGAGACCTGGCAATTGCTGCTCCTGGTCCTTGTTGCATTACTCGCGATCTGCCTCGTGTCCGCGTCAGTCAGCATCATAAAATTGATTCGACTTGAACCCGGGATTGTCTTTCGGTGA
- a CDS encoding ABC transporter ATP-binding protein: protein MNDDSRPAAVRAQNVVKSFGSGDTQITVLKGIDLDIYLGELLLLVGESGGGKTTLLSAIAGILDIDDGQIEVLGVPLSGLPSSKRTSFRGQTMGFVYQQFNLLPALTAAENVAVPLFIQKIRRPEALHRARAMLERVGLADRTEFVPKNLSGGQQQRVAIARALINEPRLLICDEPTAALDGSNGQKIMQLLREVGRSPDRCVIVVTHDSRIFHFGDRMANLTDGRIVNIEHIPQGGTA from the coding sequence ATGAACGACGACTCACGACCGGCAGCCGTGCGTGCCCAGAATGTAGTGAAATCCTTCGGCAGCGGAGACACACAGATCACTGTCCTCAAAGGTATCGACCTGGACATTTATCTCGGTGAGTTGCTGTTACTTGTGGGAGAATCCGGTGGCGGCAAAACCACCCTCCTCTCTGCCATCGCCGGGATTCTCGACATCGATGACGGTCAGATCGAGGTGCTGGGTGTTCCGCTCAGCGGCTTACCATCGAGCAAGCGGACCAGCTTTCGAGGACAAACCATGGGGTTTGTCTATCAACAATTCAATCTACTCCCCGCGCTGACCGCTGCTGAGAACGTGGCCGTGCCGCTCTTCATCCAGAAGATACGACGTCCAGAGGCCCTACACCGAGCACGCGCCATGTTGGAACGAGTCGGCCTTGCTGATCGAACTGAATTTGTCCCGAAAAACCTTTCTGGAGGCCAGCAGCAGCGCGTCGCGATTGCGAGGGCGTTGATCAACGAGCCGCGCCTGCTCATCTGTGATGAGCCGACTGCCGCCTTGGATGGATCCAACGGCCAAAAGATCATGCAGCTGCTGCGTGAAGTGGGACGCTCTCCGGATCGCTGTGTTATCGTGGTCACACATGACAGCCGCATCTTTCACTTTGGTGACCGGATGGCCAACCTGACGGATGGACGCATCGTGAACATTGAGCATATCCCGCAGGGAGGAACCGCATGA